A segment of the bacterium genome:
CGTGGCATGGGGGAGACAGAAGGTTTTGCGTACCAGTACGCATTCAGTACACAGCCGCATCGTGTCGCAGCTTGTCGTTAGGTGTCGTCCCGAATTCGCGACGCCCAATCTGAATTGGCGAAAAAAGAACCCGGCTTACGCGCCGCTCTCGGCCCACACCCCTGGTTTTGAATTCGGTTTCGAGTCAGACCTGGCTGTCGGCGGAACAATCAGGGAACAGCTCGCTGAAACAGCGACGGCGCAACGCGACCTACTGTGTCCCTGTTGCCAATGTGGCGCATTCGCGGGGGCTGCGCGACAGCACATTGAACCTCTCCACGTGGTGGCGCACAGTAGCGACGCCTTCTGTGTCCTACTGACGCCCGCCCATCGAGCGAACCTGGCATAGTCGGCAGCCACCCAGACGCTCTTAAACCCGAGGACGTACGCGTCAGGACCATGAAGCGACGCGATGTTCTCTCGGTACCGAGACCCATGAGAATTGCGGCGTGCGGGTCCTGATGTCCTGCCGCCCGGCCAATGGTTGCAAACCGCGGCTCGACCGGCGCGGGCCGCCCACAGGTTACGCGGGATGAGGTGGCTGTTCACCTCGTTTCCCGCGTACGGTCACTTCCATCCAATGGCGCCGCTCGCGTTAGCTGCGCGCGACGCGGGTCACGACGTCCTCGTGGCGTCCGGTCCGGACCTCGCCCGCTGGGCCAAGTCTTGCGGCATGGAGTCCTCTCCTGTCGGACTTGAACAGGCCGATGCCCTCCTGATCGCACATACTCGCTACCCGGACGACTGGGCGGCACACATGTTCACGGACGTTTGGGTGGGATCAGCGTTGCCTGACCTGCTGGCGTTGAGCGCATCGTGGCGACCCGAGCTTGTGGTCAACGAAGAGCTGGAGTATTCGGGAGTGTTGCTCGCGGCCATCCTCGGCATCCCATGCGTGACCCATTCGTGGCACGAACCTGTGTGGCCCTCAGAAGCCAGGCGAAGGGCGCGGCATCTGCTCACGCCGGTCTGGGCCGAACACCTTCCTGTACGGCAGGTTCGCGCGACCGGCGAGATCTACCTGGACGCATGCCCGGCGCCCCTTCAGTCCGACGAAATCGGCGAAATTGAGGGCGTTTTCCAGGTGCGCCCCGTGGCATTCGACGGGCCGCCTGTTGACGCCCCGGTGTGGTTGGCCGACCTGCCGCGACCTACCGTCTACGCGACTCTGGGGACGGTGCCGGTGTTCAGCACTCCGGAGCGCCTCCGGCTAATCGTCGACGCCGTCGCGCCAATCGTCGGCGCTGTGGTAGTGACGACCGGCCCAAACCCCGTTGAAGCGCTTGGAGACATCGCTCCAAATGTGCGGGCGACACCCTACCTGCCGCAGTCGTTACTGCTCGACCGGGTCGATCTGGTTATTTCGCAGGGAGGAGCTGGCGGCACTCTGGGCGCCCTCCTTTACGGGCTGCCGCATCTTCTTCTACCGCTGGGCCGCCAGAGTCAACTCAGACTCGCCCGATCCATCCAGCAAACTGGTGCTGGCCTCAGCCTGGACCCGGACGAGCAGGACCCGACGTCGATTCGCGCCGCTGCGGCAGAGTTGCTGCAGAACCCCATATATAGGGCGGCCGCTACCCGCGTTGGCCGCGAGTTGCACAACCGGCCATCACCGGCCGAGGTTGTTGCGATGCTCGTTCAGTCGTACGGCGCCCGTTTCGGCGCTGACATATGACACGAAGGAAGGCTGCCTAGTATTGATCTGTCCGAAGGACTTAACGACGAGACCAAATCGACGCGACACTCCGCGTATGCGACACATAAGTCAGCGTTCCTCAGGGAACAATTAGGGAACAGTCTCCGCCGATCGGGCCGTGTCGTTGGATGTCACTGCGTATTGGCGGACGGGAACTGAATTCAGTCTGGTAGAACCCGGCTTACAGTCCTCCCTCGGCCCACCTTCTGTATCGCTTAAGGACGAAGCAATCGTCGGTCTCCGCTAGCATGCACGAGGTTTGAGCAAGCCGATAGTCGTTGCCGCGCGAGCGGGTCTGTCGGTTGAGAATCCAGTCGGCGGAGTGTTGACGTT
Coding sequences within it:
- a CDS encoding glycosyltransferase, translated to MRWLFTSFPAYGHFHPMAPLALAARDAGHDVLVASGPDLARWAKSCGMESSPVGLEQADALLIAHTRYPDDWAAHMFTDVWVGSALPDLLALSASWRPELVVNEELEYSGVLLAAILGIPCVTHSWHEPVWPSEARRRARHLLTPVWAEHLPVRQVRATGEIYLDACPAPLQSDEIGEIEGVFQVRPVAFDGPPVDAPVWLADLPRPTVYATLGTVPVFSTPERLRLIVDAVAPIVGAVVVTTGPNPVEALGDIAPNVRATPYLPQSLLLDRVDLVISQGGAGGTLGALLYGLPHLLLPLGRQSQLRLARSIQQTGAGLSLDPDEQDPTSIRAAAAELLQNPIYRAAATRVGRELHNRPSPAEVVAMLVQSYGARFGADI